One genomic segment of Verrucomicrobiota bacterium includes these proteins:
- the hisG gene encoding ATP phosphoribosyltransferase: MKPHLKKKIRIGLPKGSLQDSTLKLFQKAGYRIVLSSRSYKPNIDDPDLEIRLLRAQEIARYVEQGFLDIGLTGKDWVHETNSKVEVLCDLPFSKATSAPARWVLVVPEQSKIKKPTDLQGKRIATEAVHMTKSYLRKHKIKAAVEFSWGATEVKVPELVDAIVDITETGSSLRANKLRIVDTLIESYPQLIANKQIIQKPAVKKKIDTMILLLKGAMEARNKVGLKMNLPEKQLKDILKKLPALRNPTVAHLADSSWVAIETVIDEHVVREIIPQLKEHGAEGIIEYPLNKVVY, translated from the coding sequence ATGAAGCCACATCTTAAAAAAAAGATACGCATAGGCCTACCCAAAGGTAGTCTCCAGGACAGCACCTTAAAGCTTTTCCAAAAGGCTGGCTACCGCATTGTTCTCTCTAGCAGATCTTACAAACCGAATATCGACGACCCGGATCTCGAAATTAGACTCCTTAGAGCACAAGAAATTGCAAGATACGTGGAACAAGGCTTTTTAGATATTGGTCTCACAGGTAAAGACTGGGTTCATGAGACTAATTCTAAGGTCGAAGTGCTATGCGATCTTCCTTTTAGTAAAGCGACCAGTGCTCCTGCTCGCTGGGTTCTGGTGGTCCCGGAGCAATCAAAAATCAAGAAGCCCACTGATTTACAAGGCAAACGAATTGCTACAGAAGCTGTTCATATGACTAAAAGTTACCTGCGTAAGCATAAAATCAAAGCCGCAGTAGAGTTTTCATGGGGCGCCACCGAAGTTAAAGTCCCCGAGTTGGTCGATGCCATAGTCGATATCACTGAGACGGGTTCCTCACTACGGGCCAACAAATTAAGAATCGTTGACACACTCATTGAATCTTACCCTCAGCTCATCGCCAACAAACAAATTATCCAGAAGCCAGCGGTGAAGAAGAAGATAGATACCATGATTCTACTCCTAAAAGGAGCCATGGAAGCCCGTAACAAAGTGGGCCTAAAAATGAATCTCCCTGAAAAACAATTAAAAGATATACTTAAAAAGCTTCCGGCCCTACGTAATCCGACAGTAGCCCATTTAGCTGACTCTAGCTGGGTTGCTATTGAAACTGTCATTGATGAGCACGTTGTCCGTGAGATTATACCCCAGCTCAAAGAACACGGAGCG